A genomic window from Exiguobacterium acetylicum DSM 20416 includes:
- the addB gene encoding helicase-exonuclease AddAB subunit AddB: MNHMHIGRAGSGKTTQLIERVVQELEQRPLGEKMYFIVPDQMSFEMERRIATDDRIAGLVRLEVMSLRRFAFHILRDYGNQAIPFLDETGTQLLLRQVVEESEDELKIFKRTKNMPGFFQGLDELIASFKRSLIEPDMLRQVSDRSLERSPKLNDLALIYERFTERIVDKALHADDYYTTLLELLPKARLDQATIIVDGFYEFSLQEQQVLLALMQQVAEMHISFTMDPTDPYAKQTSFGVSQRCYMQLIGQMQELSIPYEEILYDQPIKFQSEGLRHLEQALLKPGYPAVDHDVDGFQMTAAVNRQVEAESAVRKAIQLVRQKGYRFHEMAFVVRHLEPYADHLERAFHMYDVPYFLDQRESMVHHPLIDLIQSALDIVTSGYREETVFRLLKTELLPIPAEDARLALDRFETFVLERGIKGSMWQQPWQLKRRLAEEVRLTEEELAQEEELNDLRTFVVDLIEPLHRRLKQAKTMSAYTKGLYQFLEEQKIAERLMEWRKQALEQDQLLVAREHDQVYEAILHLFEQLEAAAPEHTLSTELFVQMVETGLESLRFALVPPSLDQVIATDYVRGRLQRVKVVFLLGANDGLIPFVQDQSKLLSENDHDFLHEHGIPVGKASLDVFDDELFYLYQGMMAPSEALYVSYALVDEEGKALQPAAITKQLKRQLLLDRPIKTHFAEAGEHAPQEQLDFVTSPDRAAAATAIELRRLQRRYPIQPIWFEVYNTLLENGQGRERMGLFSNALFYQNQAEALPEGLAHRLYGESLQASVSRFETYNACSYKHFARYGLRLRERKLYKFEAPDIGNLFHGALNDLSLSIKASGRHWRELDGETCGTLAKEAVEKVTPEIQNAILMSSSRFGYIKKKLTDVVEQTAKMLVEQAKRTDFEPDLFEISFGNATFPPLRFTLPDGTEIEFTGRIDRIDQATIGDQLYVRIIDYKSSARGLDFAEIYYGLAIQMLLYLKTVVEQSELLYQQQAKPAGALYFHVKNPMLRGDLSADEEERNRLLLESYQMQGVILENDEVLRAMDHIAYDERKKSPLVKVTFTKNGLHKTQTKGVVQEEDLSALMDHAWEALKDSSQDIYDGDIAINPFDYQERTPCSFCEYRSVCQFDESLGNQYRPLKPMSEKEVLERLKEEEE; this comes from the coding sequence ATGAACCATATGCATATTGGTCGTGCCGGTAGTGGGAAAACGACACAATTGATCGAGCGCGTCGTACAAGAACTCGAGCAACGACCGCTAGGGGAGAAGATGTATTTCATCGTTCCGGATCAGATGTCATTTGAAATGGAGCGGCGGATTGCGACAGATGACCGGATAGCAGGTCTTGTTCGTCTTGAGGTCATGAGTCTACGGCGCTTTGCGTTTCATATCTTACGCGATTACGGGAATCAAGCGATTCCATTTCTCGATGAGACAGGGACACAGCTATTACTGCGACAGGTCGTCGAGGAATCAGAAGACGAACTGAAGATTTTTAAACGAACTAAAAACATGCCAGGATTTTTCCAAGGACTTGATGAGCTCATCGCGTCGTTTAAACGCTCGCTGATTGAACCAGATATGTTGCGTCAAGTGAGTGATCGTTCTCTCGAACGGTCACCGAAATTGAACGATCTTGCTTTGATTTATGAGCGCTTTACGGAACGCATCGTCGATAAAGCACTCCATGCGGACGATTACTATACGACGTTACTTGAATTACTTCCAAAAGCACGACTGGATCAAGCGACGATCATCGTCGACGGATTTTATGAATTTTCGCTTCAGGAACAACAAGTACTGCTCGCCTTGATGCAACAAGTGGCTGAAATGCATATTAGTTTTACGATGGACCCAACGGATCCTTATGCGAAACAAACCTCTTTTGGTGTGTCTCAGCGATGCTACATGCAGTTGATCGGTCAGATGCAGGAGCTGTCGATTCCATACGAAGAAATCTTGTACGATCAACCAATCAAGTTTCAATCAGAAGGGCTACGACATTTGGAGCAGGCCTTGTTGAAGCCGGGATATCCCGCTGTCGATCATGACGTTGACGGCTTTCAGATGACAGCTGCAGTTAACCGTCAAGTCGAAGCAGAATCAGCCGTGCGGAAAGCGATTCAACTCGTTCGACAAAAAGGGTATCGTTTTCATGAAATGGCATTCGTCGTGCGACATCTTGAGCCGTATGCGGATCACTTGGAACGAGCCTTCCACATGTACGATGTTCCGTATTTCTTGGATCAACGTGAGTCGATGGTTCATCATCCGCTCATTGACTTGATTCAATCTGCTTTAGACATCGTGACGTCGGGTTATCGGGAAGAAACAGTCTTTCGTTTACTGAAGACGGAGCTCTTGCCGATTCCAGCAGAAGATGCGCGTCTAGCGCTCGATCGTTTCGAGACGTTCGTGCTCGAACGCGGCATCAAAGGATCGATGTGGCAACAACCATGGCAATTAAAGCGACGCCTAGCAGAGGAAGTTCGCTTAACGGAAGAAGAGCTTGCGCAAGAAGAAGAACTGAACGATTTACGAACCTTCGTCGTCGACTTGATTGAACCATTGCACCGTCGGTTGAAGCAGGCAAAGACAATGAGCGCGTATACGAAAGGTCTTTATCAATTCCTTGAAGAACAAAAAATTGCAGAACGTTTAATGGAATGGCGTAAGCAGGCACTAGAGCAGGATCAGTTACTTGTTGCTCGAGAGCACGATCAAGTGTACGAAGCGATACTCCATCTATTCGAACAGCTAGAAGCTGCTGCGCCTGAGCATACCTTGTCAACGGAACTGTTTGTTCAGATGGTCGAGACAGGACTTGAGAGCCTTCGTTTTGCACTTGTTCCTCCATCGCTTGATCAAGTTATCGCGACGGACTATGTCCGTGGACGATTACAACGAGTGAAAGTCGTCTTTTTACTGGGAGCGAATGATGGTCTGATTCCGTTCGTTCAAGATCAATCAAAGTTACTGTCCGAAAATGATCATGACTTCTTACATGAACATGGTATTCCGGTTGGAAAAGCGTCTCTTGACGTGTTTGATGATGAGCTGTTTTACCTGTATCAAGGGATGATGGCTCCAAGTGAAGCATTGTATGTTAGTTACGCACTTGTCGATGAAGAAGGAAAGGCGCTTCAGCCGGCAGCGATCACAAAACAATTAAAGCGACAACTGTTGCTCGATCGTCCGATCAAAACACACTTTGCAGAAGCTGGAGAACATGCACCGCAAGAACAACTTGATTTCGTGACGAGCCCAGATCGCGCGGCAGCAGCGACAGCGATTGAACTCCGGCGTCTGCAACGACGTTATCCGATCCAGCCAATTTGGTTCGAAGTGTATAATACGCTTCTCGAAAACGGACAGGGACGTGAACGGATGGGATTATTCTCGAATGCCTTGTTCTATCAAAATCAAGCGGAAGCCTTGCCGGAAGGATTGGCGCATCGTTTATATGGTGAGTCACTGCAAGCAAGCGTTTCGCGTTTTGAGACCTATAATGCCTGTTCGTATAAGCATTTTGCACGATACGGCCTTCGTTTACGCGAGCGAAAACTGTATAAATTCGAAGCACCGGACATTGGGAATCTGTTCCACGGTGCACTGAATGATCTGTCGCTCAGTATTAAAGCTTCTGGACGACACTGGCGCGAGCTCGATGGCGAGACGTGCGGAACACTTGCGAAGGAAGCTGTTGAAAAGGTGACACCTGAAATTCAGAATGCGATTTTGATGAGTTCGAGTCGGTTCGGGTATATCAAGAAAAAATTGACGGATGTCGTCGAACAAACAGCTAAAATGCTTGTTGAACAAGCAAAACGAACAGATTTTGAACCTGACTTATTTGAAATCAGTTTTGGGAACGCGACGTTCCCACCATTACGCTTTACATTGCCGGATGGAACAGAAATTGAATTCACGGGTCGCATCGACCGGATTGATCAGGCGACGATTGGTGATCAGCTATACGTTCGAATCATTGATTATAAATCAAGTGCTCGAGGACTTGATTTTGCGGAAATCTATTATGGGCTTGCGATTCAGATGTTGTTGTATTTGAAGACGGTCGTGGAACAGTCGGAGCTGCTTTATCAACAGCAGGCAAAACCAGCTGGTGCGTTATATTTCCACGTCAAAAACCCCATGTTGCGGGGCGATTTATCGGCTGACGAAGAAGAACGCAACCGATTGTTACTCGAGTCCTATCAAATGCAAGGCGTCATCCTCGAGAATGACGAAGTACTACGAGCGATGGATCATATTGCGTACGATGAACGAAAAAAATCACCGCTTGTCAAAGTGACATTCACGAAAAACGGACTGCATAAGACGCAGACGAAAGGTGTCGTACAGGAGGAAGATTTATCAGCGCTGATGGATCATGCATGGGAGGCACTAAAAGACAGCAGTCAAGACATCTATGATGGGGATATCGCTATCAATCCATTTGATTATCAAGAGCGGACTCCGTGTAGTTTTTGTGAGTATCGTTCAGTCTGTCAGTTCGATGAATCGCTTGGGAATCAGTATCGCCCATTAAAGCCGATGTCTGAAAAAGAGGTACTGGAACGGTTGAAGGAGGAAGAAGAATGA
- the addA gene encoding helicase-exonuclease AddAB subunit AddA, which translates to MSVRWTEEQQQAISARGGHILVSAAAGSGKTAVLVERLTQRLIDPKDELSADRILVATFTNAAAREMKTRVIEVMDQRIKEAPDDLYLKKQRQLMNRAQITTIHSFCLSILRENYYRIGLDPAFRIADESELLLLQDDVLEAVFESFYASEDPGFYDLIDSYTSDRDDQAMLTLISNLYRFSRSLPDPEAFYAHLISQYDQPIDPDDSPLMQRLVELEWESLSNVLGRYRELAFELEQSGYAEMGNMMRQDIAPFTSLETSARQWSMVALAFQAVEFGRWKSPRGDEGIKPFQAERTRLVAEFKKMKELFVQKTGVDYLEDLRSQLRHVETIVTLVRQFASDYLEAKQQRGIVDFSDLEHFALEILTDEGQPSDVAKLLKERFVEVLVDEYQDTNEVQERIIQLVSKTDEATGNLFMVGDVKQSIYKFRHAEPGLFLEKFKRFQQTDVGTRIDLTKNFRSRLEVLDGTNQIFRQVMDETVGEIDYDEAAHLRLGNLSYLESEQVAPELLLIDPLDSEKEEVEARAIATRILELVDSMHPHLIYDAKANRFRTCEYRDIVVLARSRGKRVQALVEVLEQYEIPVYADTTGGYFQATEIQIMMALLKTIDNPLQDIPFASLLRSPIFGVADRDLGRIRAKQKEGSFYEAALAMAAEESSLGIRIDEIIRQIQSWRTEARGSALPAFIRSLFDQTGYFEYVGCLAGGKSRQANLNALYERAKQYETSGYRGLYRFLRLINRLIERGEDFAEARSLGEDEDVVRIMTIHQSKGLEFPVTIVSQLTKQFNKQDQMQAIQLHKTYGIALDAIDPIRRLRSGTLLKEVIRREMDREMKAEEMRVLYVAMTRAKEKLILVGTVKDLEDQMATWQMTPPDEVLLPENDRRQAKSYAEWVVPAVLRSSLLRPDETDWSIRVMSLEELAPYQEISTLVEQLEHVQKLEKIDVPINSQVKEIVEAAFSYQYPHALATETAAKQTVTELKRAEQLERAAFETTYRQTTYYRTPQFLGPVLSGAERGTVLHLAMQLYEPDESISHQIDQWEATERITPIEATTMREATAQLQGFLDSEIGQLFSERLRTNHVYRELPFTYKIGASRFRKDWTGPVDDAVMQGIVDCLIQDGESYILLDYKSDQIVTTEVGQTPADVLRERYATQLNLYQEALEAILHIQITRKVIYAFALEETIDLV; encoded by the coding sequence ATGAGCGTGCGTTGGACGGAAGAACAACAACAAGCCATTTCAGCTAGAGGTGGACATATCCTAGTCTCAGCGGCAGCCGGATCAGGGAAGACAGCTGTCCTCGTCGAACGGCTGACGCAACGATTGATTGATCCCAAAGATGAGTTGTCGGCAGATCGAATTCTAGTTGCTACCTTTACGAATGCGGCAGCACGTGAGATGAAGACGCGGGTCATCGAGGTCATGGATCAGCGCATCAAAGAGGCACCGGACGATTTGTATTTGAAAAAACAGCGTCAATTGATGAACCGGGCACAAATTACGACGATTCATTCGTTCTGTTTGTCGATTCTCCGCGAAAATTATTACCGGATTGGTCTGGATCCTGCGTTTCGAATTGCCGATGAATCTGAATTACTGTTATTACAAGACGATGTCTTAGAAGCGGTCTTTGAGTCCTTTTATGCTTCTGAGGACCCGGGATTCTATGATTTGATTGATAGTTATACGTCAGATCGGGATGATCAAGCGATGCTGACACTGATTTCGAATCTCTATCGGTTTTCCCGTTCCTTACCGGATCCGGAAGCCTTTTATGCACATTTAATCAGTCAGTACGATCAGCCAATTGATCCGGATGATTCTCCACTTATGCAACGACTAGTCGAATTAGAGTGGGAAAGTCTCTCAAATGTATTGGGACGTTACCGAGAACTTGCTTTTGAGCTGGAGCAGTCTGGTTATGCGGAAATGGGAAACATGATGCGACAGGACATTGCTCCTTTTACCTCACTTGAGACGTCAGCACGCCAATGGTCGATGGTTGCGCTTGCTTTTCAAGCAGTAGAGTTCGGTCGCTGGAAGAGTCCACGCGGGGATGAAGGAATCAAGCCGTTTCAAGCAGAGCGGACGCGACTCGTAGCGGAGTTCAAGAAAATGAAAGAGCTATTCGTCCAAAAGACTGGTGTTGATTATTTAGAAGACTTACGATCGCAGCTTCGACATGTGGAAACGATCGTAACACTCGTACGTCAATTTGCAAGTGATTATCTTGAAGCGAAACAACAACGTGGTATCGTCGATTTTTCGGATCTTGAACATTTTGCATTAGAGATTTTGACGGACGAAGGACAACCGTCAGACGTGGCAAAACTTCTGAAGGAACGCTTCGTCGAAGTACTCGTTGACGAATATCAAGATACGAATGAGGTTCAGGAACGCATTATCCAATTGGTCTCGAAAACGGATGAGGCGACAGGAAATCTATTCATGGTCGGTGATGTCAAACAATCCATCTATAAATTTCGTCATGCAGAGCCAGGATTGTTCCTTGAGAAATTCAAACGATTCCAACAGACCGACGTGGGAACACGGATCGATTTAACAAAAAACTTCCGGAGTCGTCTTGAGGTGCTGGATGGAACAAATCAAATCTTCCGCCAAGTGATGGATGAGACCGTCGGGGAGATTGATTACGATGAAGCCGCGCACCTTCGACTCGGGAATCTGAGTTATCTCGAATCGGAGCAAGTGGCGCCTGAATTACTCTTGATTGATCCACTTGATAGTGAAAAAGAAGAGGTTGAAGCACGAGCGATTGCAACACGAATTTTAGAACTCGTTGATTCGATGCATCCACATCTAATTTACGATGCGAAAGCAAACCGATTCCGGACCTGTGAATACCGCGACATCGTCGTCTTAGCACGGTCGCGTGGTAAGCGTGTCCAAGCGCTTGTCGAAGTGCTCGAACAGTATGAGATTCCGGTCTATGCGGATACGACGGGCGGATACTTCCAAGCGACGGAAATTCAAATCATGATGGCATTGCTCAAGACGATCGATAATCCACTTCAAGATATTCCATTCGCGAGTCTGTTACGATCGCCGATTTTTGGAGTGGCAGATCGAGATTTAGGACGGATTCGAGCAAAACAAAAAGAAGGAAGCTTTTATGAGGCAGCGCTAGCGATGGCGGCAGAGGAATCATCACTCGGGATTCGAATAGATGAAATCATCCGTCAGATTCAATCATGGCGAACTGAAGCGCGTGGGAGTGCTCTTCCGGCTTTCATTCGATCGCTCTTTGATCAGACCGGCTATTTTGAGTACGTCGGCTGTCTCGCCGGAGGAAAAAGTCGTCAAGCCAACTTGAACGCCTTATATGAGCGAGCGAAGCAATATGAGACGTCCGGTTATCGTGGATTATATCGTTTCCTTCGTCTGATCAATCGATTAATTGAACGAGGAGAAGACTTCGCAGAAGCCCGTTCGCTTGGAGAAGACGAGGACGTCGTTCGCATCATGACGATCCACCAATCAAAAGGACTCGAGTTCCCTGTGACGATCGTCAGCCAATTGACGAAGCAATTCAACAAACAGGATCAGATGCAAGCGATTCAGTTGCATAAGACGTATGGCATTGCCCTAGATGCGATTGATCCAATTCGTCGTTTAAGATCTGGGACCCTTCTGAAAGAAGTCATTCGCCGGGAAATGGATCGAGAGATGAAGGCGGAAGAGATGCGCGTCTTGTATGTTGCGATGACTCGAGCGAAGGAAAAGTTGATTCTCGTCGGCACAGTCAAGGATTTAGAAGATCAAATGGCGACTTGGCAGATGACGCCACCAGATGAAGTCTTACTACCTGAAAATGACCGGCGCCAAGCGAAGAGTTATGCAGAATGGGTCGTTCCGGCAGTTTTACGCAGTAGTTTACTACGTCCGGATGAGACGGATTGGTCGATTCGCGTGATGTCTTTAGAGGAGTTAGCACCGTATCAAGAAATCTCAACACTCGTGGAGCAACTCGAACACGTCCAGAAGCTTGAAAAAATCGATGTGCCGATTAATTCGCAAGTCAAAGAAATCGTCGAAGCGGCATTTTCGTATCAGTATCCGCATGCGCTTGCGACAGAGACGGCAGCAAAACAGACCGTCACGGAACTGAAGCGAGCGGAACAGCTGGAACGTGCAGCATTTGAAACGACATATCGCCAGACGACCTATTACCGAACGCCTCAATTCCTCGGACCAGTTCTCAGTGGGGCGGAACGAGGAACGGTCTTACACTTAGCGATGCAATTGTATGAACCGGACGAATCGATTTCGCATCAAATTGATCAGTGGGAAGCAACGGAACGCATTACGCCGATTGAAGCGACGACGATGCGGGAAGCGACAGCACAGTTACAAGGGTTCCTCGACTCTGAAATCGGACAATTGTTCAGCGAACGATTACGGACGAACCACGTCTATCGTGAGTTGCCATTCACTTATAAGATCGGGGCATCGCGTTTCCGGAAAGATTGGACAGGTCCAGTGGATGACGCAGTCATGCAAGGAATCGTCGACTGTTTGATTCAGGATGGAGAATCATATATCTTGCTCGATTATAAATCGGATCAAATCGTTACGACGGAAGTCGGACAAACACCTGCAGACGTGTTACGTGAACGATATGCGACCCAATTGAATCTGTATCAAGAAGCGCTAGAAGCGATTCTTCATATTCAGATTACACGGAAGGTCATCTATGCGTTTGCTTTAGAAGAAACGATTGATTTAGTTTAA
- a CDS encoding response regulator, whose translation MARILLAEDEDVLRMLVLDTLEDEGYTIDEATDGDEAYQKIMNAEYDLVLLDYMMPGMTGIEVIEKVRQHPDKQHLKIMMLTAKSQQSDRERAEEIGANYFFSKPFSPLELIDVVGGILSDHQVD comes from the coding sequence ATGGCACGTATTTTATTAGCAGAAGACGAAGATGTCTTACGAATGTTAGTACTCGATACACTAGAAGATGAAGGATATACGATCGACGAAGCGACAGATGGAGACGAAGCGTATCAAAAAATCATGAACGCTGAATATGATCTCGTTTTACTCGATTACATGATGCCTGGAATGACAGGGATTGAAGTCATCGAAAAAGTCCGACAACATCCGGATAAGCAACATCTAAAAATCATGATGTTGACGGCTAAAAGTCAACAATCGGACCGCGAACGAGCGGAAGAGATTGGTGCGAATTACTTTTTCTCAAAGCCATTTAGTCCGTTAGAACTGATTGATGTCGTGGGAGGAATACTGAGTGATCACCAAGTGGATTAA
- a CDS encoding sensor histidine kinase — translation MITKWINRKIGRQLMASFYVVLATLMISSLIVYNYTDTKLQATRAKLEDIRDRSARAGALWEEWQDVQFNMRGYALMGNGELYNQVMAQQDKIDQDTEWFEKNAIYDQGKAFAQSSRELYGYYFDAILPLIQSYVKAKESGDVTESLLKGTTLAELPLGQRLLAEGKIQLDAQGNIDVLSEINKSELALGGYREFLEDWAQRTSAQLEREIRTTQLIWLANIVVLLAILIFFIYPFIRRITMELLSLVKNSQRLANGEDVSSVKVPNRKDEIGILALSFNQMASSISENKQHLLAKNEELQAQQEELQAQQEELQAQQQELEEALELTMRNEQHLQYRNDLTETLAARESLTAYPEIIEKLVTITDSEIGALVFVDEEDSYSVVTYGMTDELAEQLLQNDASLLKRAESLKTPVHSSKQVASNHPLPYPYYMYETAVPILDPTADDIIAYIYLVRYRDQFTNEQMRDVMSFSRQLSLSLLRMRLFDEMTKEKAKTERILDSIREAVIYLEPGKEEVFVNRPLYDLFPELRYGVHTEQETLQTCLEVIRSVVDEPEVFSRYVDSVLRGELPTDSLQFSIRNETVFIQFYVEVIQIHQVHKGTMLVMRDVTKETEMDRLKSELVSTVSHELRTPLSSIYGFTELMLNRDIEESRQDRYLRTIHSETERLANLVNDFLDVQRMESGTQSYKKASVNVHAIAEETTQFYAASTQAHRITFRHEGDQLPVIEADEEKIRQLLNNLLNNAVKYSPSGGAIDVVLTTSLDQVILQVRDEGIGIPEQSLSRLFEKFYRVDNSDSRKIGGTGLGLAICKEIVTGHGGEIHVESVVREGSLFTVKFPLVQSTHVTIS, via the coding sequence GTGATCACCAAGTGGATTAATCGAAAAATCGGGCGCCAACTCATGGCTTCCTTTTATGTCGTATTAGCTACATTGATGATTTCATCATTGATCGTCTACAACTATACCGATACGAAACTGCAGGCGACTCGGGCGAAATTAGAAGATATCCGTGATCGGAGTGCACGTGCGGGTGCCTTATGGGAAGAGTGGCAGGATGTCCAGTTCAATATGCGTGGTTATGCCTTGATGGGGAATGGAGAATTGTACAATCAAGTCATGGCTCAGCAAGATAAGATTGATCAGGATACAGAATGGTTCGAAAAAAATGCGATTTATGATCAGGGAAAGGCATTCGCCCAGTCCTCGAGAGAATTGTATGGTTATTATTTCGATGCCATTTTGCCGCTTATTCAATCTTATGTCAAAGCGAAAGAATCCGGAGATGTCACGGAATCGCTCTTAAAAGGAACAACACTTGCTGAACTGCCACTTGGTCAGCGATTGTTAGCTGAAGGTAAGATTCAATTAGATGCTCAAGGAAACATTGATGTACTATCAGAGATCAATAAGAGCGAGCTAGCACTCGGCGGTTATCGTGAATTTTTAGAGGATTGGGCACAACGGACGAGCGCCCAGCTGGAACGGGAAATCCGGACGACACAGCTGATTTGGTTAGCGAATATCGTCGTCTTACTTGCCATCTTGATTTTCTTTATTTATCCGTTTATTCGCCGCATCACGATGGAATTATTATCTCTCGTCAAGAACAGTCAACGGCTTGCAAACGGTGAAGATGTTTCGAGCGTCAAAGTACCGAATCGTAAAGATGAAATCGGAATTCTGGCGTTATCCTTCAATCAGATGGCAAGTTCGATTTCCGAGAACAAGCAGCATTTATTAGCGAAAAATGAAGAATTACAGGCGCAACAGGAAGAACTGCAAGCCCAACAAGAAGAATTGCAAGCACAACAGCAAGAGCTTGAAGAAGCGTTAGAGCTGACGATGCGCAATGAACAGCATCTCCAGTACCGGAATGATTTAACCGAGACACTTGCGGCACGTGAGTCGTTGACCGCTTATCCCGAAATCATCGAGAAGCTCGTCACAATCACGGATTCGGAGATCGGTGCATTGGTGTTCGTGGATGAGGAAGATAGTTATTCTGTCGTCACTTATGGGATGACGGATGAACTGGCAGAACAGTTGCTCCAAAATGATGCGTCACTGTTGAAACGAGCAGAATCGCTTAAGACCCCAGTTCATTCTTCTAAACAAGTCGCAAGCAATCATCCATTACCGTATCCGTACTATATGTATGAAACGGCTGTGCCGATTCTCGATCCAACGGCAGATGATATCATCGCGTATATTTACCTTGTCCGCTACCGCGATCAGTTCACGAATGAACAGATGCGAGACGTCATGTCCTTCTCCCGTCAACTGTCACTATCACTCTTGCGAATGCGTTTATTTGACGAGATGACAAAAGAAAAAGCGAAAACGGAGCGAATTCTCGATTCGATTCGAGAAGCGGTCATCTATCTTGAACCTGGGAAAGAAGAGGTCTTCGTCAATCGACCGCTGTACGATCTGTTCCCGGAATTACGATATGGAGTCCACACGGAGCAAGAAACGCTTCAAACATGTCTTGAAGTCATTCGATCTGTCGTCGATGAACCAGAAGTCTTCAGCAGATACGTCGATTCAGTTCTCCGTGGAGAATTACCGACGGATAGTCTACAATTCTCGATTCGAAACGAGACGGTATTCATTCAATTTTATGTCGAGGTGATCCAGATTCATCAGGTGCATAAAGGAACGATGCTTGTCATGCGTGATGTGACGAAAGAGACCGAAATGGATCGTTTGAAATCGGAACTCGTTTCAACCGTCTCTCATGAACTTCGGACGCCACTCTCTTCGATTTACGGCTTTACAGAGCTCATGCTCAACCGGGACATCGAAGAATCGCGCCAAGATCGATATTTACGGACGATCCATTCCGAAACGGAACGCCTTGCGAATCTCGTCAATGATTTCTTAGATGTCCAGCGTATGGAGTCGGGCACACAATCGTATAAAAAAGCATCGGTGAACGTTCATGCGATTGCCGAAGAGACGACACAGTTCTATGCAGCTTCGACACAAGCTCATCGGATTACGTTCCGTCACGAAGGAGATCAGTTACCCGTCATTGAAGCAGATGAAGAAAAAATCAGACAGTTGCTCAATAATTTATTGAATAATGCGGTGAAGTATTCACCATCTGGCGGTGCGATCGATGTCGTACTGACGACATCGCTTGATCAAGTCATTCTTCAAGTTCGGGATGAAGGAATTGGGATTCCAGAACAATCGCTCAGTCGTCTCTTTGAAAAATTCTACCGCGTCGACAACTCAGATAGTCGAAAAATTGGTGGTACGGGTCTCGGTCTAGCTATCTGTAAGGAAATCGTCACCGGTCATGGTGGAGAAATTCACGTGGAATCGGTCGTAAGGGAAGGAAGTCTCTTCACTGTCAAATTCCCACTCGTCCAATCCACACATGTGACAATCTCCTGA
- a CDS encoding DUF1516 family protein, whose protein sequence is MPITAFVHTHVLLWVLLLVTFFVAFSMYKNNKKAAKGIHMAFRLLLLLTFATGLYLYIKIMGMSENPDPLYHAKITAGLLTLIFGELTLVRLKKGKAYSGFVIGFAVLVLVTVFLGYSLPYGMKFF, encoded by the coding sequence ATGCCAATCACAGCATTCGTTCACACACACGTCTTACTTTGGGTACTTTTATTGGTCACGTTCTTCGTCGCCTTTTCGATGTACAAGAACAATAAGAAAGCCGCAAAAGGCATTCATATGGCGTTCCGTCTTCTACTTTTATTGACGTTCGCGACAGGTCTTTATCTGTACATCAAAATCATGGGGATGTCTGAAAACCCAGATCCACTCTACCATGCGAAGATCACAGCAGGATTACTAACGCTCATCTTCGGAGAGTTGACACTTGTTCGGCTTAAAAAAGGAAAAGCTTATTCCGGTTTCGTCATCGGATTCGCCGTGCTCGTCCTTGTGACAGTATTCCTTGGTTATTCACTCCCATACGGTATGAAGTTCTTCTAA